One Amaranthus tricolor cultivar Red isolate AtriRed21 chromosome 10, ASM2621246v1, whole genome shotgun sequence genomic window carries:
- the LOC130826112 gene encoding uncharacterized protein LOC130826112, with protein MAENQPQPNPNLNENSSSQQWRSQIPELQGKVVMVTGASSGLGREFCLDLAKSGCKIIAAARRKDRLKSLCDHINSLSSSSYGDSNGNLRAVAVELDVAADGKTIDASVQKVWEVFGCIHALVNNAGIRGNVRSALDISEEEWDNTMKTNLTGAWLVSKSVCIRMRDAKIGGSIINISSIAGLHRGHLPGSAAYTASKVALNTLTKMMALELGVYKIRVNSISPGLFKSEITENLMEKNWLNKVALKTVPLRTFGTSDPALTSVVRYLILDSSEYVTGNMFIVDAGATLPGVPIFSSL; from the exons ATGGCGGAAAATCAACCTCAACCTAACCCTAACCTTAATGAAAACTCAAGCTCTCAACAATGGCGGAGCCAGATTCCAGAATTACAAGGAAAGGTTGTGATGGTAACAGGTGCATCATCAGGTTTAGGTAGAGAATTTTGTCTTGATCTTGCGAAATCCGGTTGTAAAATCATCGCTGCTGCTCGCCGTAAAGATCGCCTTAAATCTCTTTGCGATCATATTAATTCTTTGTCATCTTCATCTTATGGTGATAGTAATGGTAATTTGAGAGCAGTGGCTGTTGAATTGGATGTTGCTGCTGATGGAAAAACTATTGATGCCTCAGTTCAGAAAGTTTGGGAGGTTTTTGGTTGTATTCATGCTCTTGTTAATAATGCTGGTATTCGAG GTAATGTGAGGTCTGCCTTAGATATTAGTGAGGAGGAATGGGATAATACTATGAAAACTAACTTGACTGGAGCATGGTTGGTTTCGAAGTCAGTATGCATTCGCATGCGAGATGCTAAAATTggaggatcaattatcaatatatCTTCAATTGCTGGTCTTCACAGAGGCCATCTGCCTGGCTCTGCAGCTTATACTGCATCAAAGGTTGCCCTAAATACATTGACGAAG ATGATGGCTCTGGAATTGGGGGTCTATAAGATTCGAGTTAATTCAATATCACCTGGATTGTTCAAGTCAGAGATCACTGAAAATCTTATGGAGAAGAACTGGCTTAACAAGGTCGCCCTGAAAACCGTTCCTCTGAGAACATTTGGCACATCTGATCCCGCGTTAACTTCTGTAGTTCGGTACTTGATTCTTGACTCGTCAGAGTACGTAACTGGAAACATGTTCATTGTCGATGCTGGCGCCACTCTACCGGGTGTCCCTATTTTCTCGTCCCTCTAG
- the LOC130826111 gene encoding lichenase-like, which translates to MSPFFVLGLLLVLDLLQSEAHNVGVCYKPGKNEASPSEAIALIEKHKIPRIRLYEPNQETMRALKGKDIEVMLGVPNAEIIPLSLDPTSAESWVRTNIKAYFPDLKIKYLVVGDAISANNDNNGLSYFLLDTLNNFQKALSKEGMNHIKLTSSFDVSTLKNPYNDPPSNVSFVFETQEFIDPILKLLSDNNSPILVDLYPYYGRILNPNMLSLNSALFKGTDENLLCRLMDDMYSALEKGGYKSFDIIVAETGWPSAGGVDASVENQKTYITNLIQNVNKGCPKRPNKPIETYLFTMFDEDVQEAPEIERHFGLFTPNKELKFELVGGFNS; encoded by the exons ATGAGTCCTTTCTTTGTCCTTGGCCTTCTTTTAGTTCTTGATCTGCTACAATCAG AGGCTCACAATGTTGGAGTTTGCTACAAACCTGGAAAGAATGAAGCATCCCCATCAGAAGCTATAGCTCTAATCGAAAAACACAAAATTCCTCGAATTCGACTCTATGAACCAAACCAAGAGACTATGAGAGCCCTTAAGGGAAAAGACATTGAAGTTATGCTTGGTGTACCAAATGCTGAAATCATTCCCCTTTCACTTGATCCTACAAGTGCTGAATCGTGGGTGCGAACTAACATTAAGGCTTACTTTCCCGATCTCAAAATCAAGTACCTTGTTGTCGGGGATGCAATTTCTGCGAACAATGATAACAACGGTCTATCCTACTTCCTCTTAGACACTTTAAACAACTTTCAAAAGGCGCTATCGAAAGAAGGGATGAACCACATTAAGCTCACTAGCTCATTTGACGTCTCAACCCTTAAGAATCCATACAATGATCCACCATCAAATGTATCTTTTGTGTTTGAGACACAAGAATTCATCGATCCCATCCTAAAACTCTTATCGGACAACAATTCACCCATCCTAGTCGATTTATACCCTTACTATGGTCGTATCCTTAACCCCAACATGTTATCACTCAACTCAGCACTCTTTAAGGGAACCGATGAAAATCTATTATGTCGCCTGATGGATGACATGTATTCGGCCTTAGAAAAGGGCGGTTATAAATCGTTTGATATTATTGTCGCAGAAACTGGTTGGCCGTCAGCTGGTGGAGTCGATGCTAGTGTCGAGAATCAAAAGACTTACATAACTAATTTGATTCAAAATGTCAACAAAGGGTGTCCAAAAAGGCCTAATAAGCCTATTGAGACTTACTTGTTTACCATGTTTGATGAGGATGTTCAAGAAGCACCTGAGATTGAGAGACATTTTGGTTTGTTTACACCTAACAAAGAATTGAAGTTTGAGCTTGTTGGAGGATTCAACTCTTAA